A window from Purpureocillium takamizusanense chromosome 3, complete sequence encodes these proteins:
- a CDS encoding uncharacterized protein (COG:I~COG:T~EggNog:ENOG503NUFC), with protein sequence MTFTKKIGRARQWAGEKMGADKTSQSDEFQMLEAEMASRQSGMESLQKSASIYVKWATRRCDALEDKGRSLPNTLLGRSMTVHANDFEPDSEYGNCLAHVGRANERIADLHSNYIEDFTASWLEHVERGVAMMKEYQAARKKLESRRLAYDASMAKMHKAKRDDFRVEEEMRVCKTKFDDSSEDVLRRMQDIKDTETENIAALSSLVEAELNYHERAVDELRRARQSLANLSPVAASPPRESFVPRTRSNTARSWQSANARDDDDAPPMPARLKTRLQVLPAQPPPQQPPRPSMARASTYGPRSVSGSNRTPALARNPTDTATYGRGEDVFTDDESVGSDGVSPGWGNRSASSTTSYDSFTRAHSGLVKKAPPPPPPVNRATKPPPPPVPARRVNLGY encoded by the exons ATGACATTCACCAAGAAGATTGGCCGCGCCCGTCAGTGGGCCGGCGAGAAGATGGGCGCCGACAAGACGTCTCAGTCGGACGAGTTTCAGATGCTTGAGGCGGAGATGGCCTCACGGCAGAGCG GCATGGAGAGTCTCCAAAAGTCAGCTTCCATCTACGTCAAGTGGGCAACGCGACGctgcgacgccctcgaggacaagggcCGCAGCCTGCCCAATACACTACTCGGCCGCTCCATGACGGTGCACGCCAACGACTTTGAGCCGGACTCGGAGTACGGCAACTGCCTCGCCCATGTCGGCCGCGCGAacgagcgcatcgccgacctGCACAGCAACTATATCGAGGACTTCACCGCGAGCTGGCTGGAGCACGTCGAacgcggcgtcgccatgatgaAGGAGTACCAGGCCGCccgcaagaagctcgagagCCGACGCCTCGCCTACGACGCCAGCATGGCTAAGATGCACAAGGCCAAGCGCGACGACTTCCGCGTGGAAGAGGAGATGCGTGTGTGCAAGACCAAGTTTGACGACTCGAGTGAGGACGTGCTCCGACGGATGCAAGACATCAAGGATACCGAGACGGAAAACATCGCCGCCCTGTCGTcgctggtcgaggcggagctCAACTATCACGAGAGGGCCGTCGATGAGCTacgtcgcgcccgccagtCACTTGCCAACCTGAGCCCCGTAGCCGCGTCTCCCCCGCGAGAGAGCTTTGTCCCTCGCACGCGCTCCAACACGGCTCGCTCGTGGCAATCCGCGAACGCtcgggacgacgacgacgcaccaCCGATGCCCGCACGCTTGAAGACGCGCCTGCAAGTCCTGCCCGCTCAGCCCCCACCTCAACAACCGCCTAGGCCGTCCATGGCACGGGCCTCGACGTACGGGCCTCGAAGCGTGTCGGGCTCCAACAGGACGCCAGCGCTGGCACGAAATCCAACAGACACGGCCACATACGGCAGAGGAGAAGACGTCTTCACCGACGATGAGTCGGTGGGCAGCGACGGTGTTAGTCCCGGTTGGGGTAACCGTAGCGCCAGCTCGACAACGAGCTACGACAGTTTCACGCGCGCGCATAGCGGCCTGGTCAAAAAGGcccccccaccgccgccaccagtcAACAGGGCGACAaagccgccaccacccccggTGCCGGCACGCAGGGTCAACTTGGGCTACTAG
- a CDS encoding uncharacterized protein (BUSCO:EOG09263SFX~COG:D~COG:K~COG:L~EggNog:ENOG503NUG0) codes for MATEDERYRQSSQFRLWSFAPANLQDLREKTNSLAKQQITARLTPTPEFLTTDEEARLVKFFTVELIRAAQFCELPTEIRSTAAMFLRRFYITNSVMTYPPTELLKTSLFFGCKAEGFYMRLGKLAEKFPNTTSEQILAGEFLLCQGIRFAFDVRHPFRALEGAILELRRRLPDEEARVNKAHARAREILKFSALVTDVYFHFTPSQIMMAALLMVDSGLVDILLPKPETPHDDNSPVAANTDMHEKILTAVEDCRAMLEDEPPERMTEYWGTPEIIKSMKPLRKKLQKCRDPDRADLVALQRARREQAAKPKKPTPAESAMFGEDLRDVKRRKVDGDDVFGGAL; via the exons ATGgcgaccgaggacgagcggtATCGCCAGTCCAGCCAGTTTCGGCTCTGGTCGTTCGCGCCAGCGAACCTGCAAGACCTCCGCGAAAAGACCAATTCGCTGGCCAAGCAGCAGATCACGGCTCGcctgacgccgacgcccgagtTCCTAACCACCGACGAAGAAGCGCGGCTCGTCAAGTTCTTCACCGTAGAGCTGATTCGTGCCGCGCAGTTTTGCGAGCTACCGACCGAGATCCGCTCGACAGCAGCCATGTTTCTGCGCCGCTTCTACATCACCAACTCGGTCATGACTTACCCGCCGACAGAGCTGCTCAAGACGTCGCTTTTCTTTGGTTGCAAGGCCGAGGGCTTCTACATGCGGCTTGGAAAGCTGGCCGAGAAGTTCCCCAACACGACGAGCGAACAAATTCTGGCAGGCGAGTTTCTGCTATGCCAGGGCATTCGCTTTGCCTTCGATGTGCGCCACCCATTCcgggcgctcgagggcgccatTCTGGAGCTGCGAAGACGGCTGCCTGACGAGGAAGCTCGCGTCAACAAGGCGCACGCACGGGCGCGCGAGATTCTTAAGTTCAGCGCTCTCGTCACAGACGTGTACTTTCACTTTACGCCAAGTCAGATtatgatggcggcgctcctcATGGTGGACTCGGGGTTGGTGGACATTTTGCTGCCCAAGCCAGAGACACCGCATGACGACAACTCGCCGGTCGCCGCAAACACTGATATGCACGAGAAGATACTTACGGCGGTGGAGGACTGCCGTGCAATGCTCGAAGACGAGCCGCCAGAGCGGATGACGGAGTACTGGGGCACT CCCGAAATTATAAAGTCAATGAAGCCTCTGCGCAAGAAGCTGCAAAAATGCCGCGACCCCGACCGCGCGGATCTAGTGGCGCTGCAGCGAGCGCGCCGGGAGCAGGCCGCGAAGCCTAAGAAACCAACACCAGCAGAGTCGGCGATGTTCGGCGAAGACTTGCGGGATGTGAAGCGGCGCAAAgtggatggcgacgacgtatTTGGCGGTGCGCTGTAA
- a CDS encoding uncharacterized protein (BUSCO:EOG09263SFX~COG:D~COG:K~COG:L~EggNog:ENOG503NUG0): MATEDERYRQSSQFRLWSFAPANLQDLREKTNSLAKQQITARLTPTPEFLTTDEEARLVKFFTVELIRAAQFCELPTEIRSTAAMFLRRFYITNSVMTYPPTELLKTSLFFGCKAEGFYMRLGKLAEKFPNTTSEQILAGEFLLCQGIRFAFDVRHPFRALEGAILELRRRLPDEEARVNKAHARAREILKFSALVTDVYFHFTPSQIMMAALLMVDSGLVDILLPKPETPHDDNSPVAANTDMHEKILTAVEDCRAMLEDEPPERMTEYWGTVWPFPLSALPNHENTNSSSPKL, translated from the coding sequence ATGgcgaccgaggacgagcggtATCGCCAGTCCAGCCAGTTTCGGCTCTGGTCGTTCGCGCCAGCGAACCTGCAAGACCTCCGCGAAAAGACCAATTCGCTGGCCAAGCAGCAGATCACGGCTCGcctgacgccgacgcccgagtTCCTAACCACCGACGAAGAAGCGCGGCTCGTCAAGTTCTTCACCGTAGAGCTGATTCGTGCCGCGCAGTTTTGCGAGCTACCGACCGAGATCCGCTCGACAGCAGCCATGTTTCTGCGCCGCTTCTACATCACCAACTCGGTCATGACTTACCCGCCGACAGAGCTGCTCAAGACGTCGCTTTTCTTTGGTTGCAAGGCCGAGGGCTTCTACATGCGGCTTGGAAAGCTGGCCGAGAAGTTCCCCAACACGACGAGCGAACAAATTCTGGCAGGCGAGTTTCTGCTATGCCAGGGCATTCGCTTTGCCTTCGATGTGCGCCACCCATTCcgggcgctcgagggcgccatTCTGGAGCTGCGAAGACGGCTGCCTGACGAGGAAGCTCGCGTCAACAAGGCGCACGCACGGGCGCGCGAGATTCTTAAGTTCAGCGCTCTCGTCACAGACGTGTACTTTCACTTTACGCCAAGTCAGATtatgatggcggcgctcctcATGGTGGACTCGGGGTTGGTGGACATTTTGCTGCCCAAGCCAGAGACACCGCATGACGACAACTCGCCGGTCGCCGCAAACACTGATATGCACGAGAAGATACTTACGGCGGTGGAGGACTGCCGTGCAATGCTCGAAGACGAGCCGCCAGAGCGGATGACGGAGTACTGGGGCACTGTATGGCCGTTCCCCCTTTCGGCCCTACCCAACCACGAAAATACTAACTCAAGCAGCCCGAAATTATAA
- a CDS encoding Glucan endo-1,6-beta-glucosidase (CAZy:GH30~SECRETED:SignalP(1-23~SECRETED:cutsite=AGA-SA~SECRETED:prob=0.3724)~EggNog:ENOG503NYCX~COG:G), with product MLVSLLILQATSILASLDRRAGASACSSSADGKYKLSQVDAPSLGGSNPGLDTWDLTIADKTGLRQTIKGFGACVTDGTVTALNKLPADQRSALLKDLMGPDGLNFNLMRHTVASSDLSADPAYSYDDNGGKPDTGLSGFNLGDRGDAMVSMLAEMRRLQPDLTILGSPWAPPGWMQLDGVITGTTTNNNLDHQYVDAYAQYFVKYLQAYEQGGAHIDAITIQNEPLNSRAKMPTMYIFADESGALIRDNVGPAIKKAGLNTQVWAFDHNTQDYDYPETVVNMNGKDTVQAAAWHCYSGNDPANWQPLSRFHDQFPDREQYMTECWTAVGTTDWVHSSSFALMPLQNWANGIIAWALGTFTGGGPVISGGDACGICTGLVTVDPNGGSYKKEIDYYMMGQFSRFMPKGGRALAGTGSYLFDDGTGIESVATLNPDGTRTVVIQNRYDHDIWVQLGTESDGKWNGRAYARAVTTWVLPKA from the exons ATGCTTGTGTCGCTTCTCATACTCCAAGCTACGAGCATACTTGCCTCgctcgaccgccgcgccggtgCCTCGGCGTGCAGCTCGTCAGCCGATGGCAAGTACAAGCTCAGTCAGGTGGACGCACCGTCTCTGGGCGGGAGCAATCCCGGACTCGACACGTGGGACCTGACGATAGCGGACAAGACGGGCCTGCGACAGACCATCAAGGGCTTTGGCGCGTGTGTGACCGACGGCACTGTCACGGCCTTGAACAAGCTGCCGGCGGACCAACGCAGCGCGCTGCTCAAAGACCTCATGGGCCCGGACGGGCTCAACTTCAACCTCATGCGCCACACCGTCGCTAGCTCCGACCTGTCGGCGGACCCGGCGTACTCctacgacgacaacggcggcaagCCGGACACGGGGCTCTCGGGCTTCAACCTTGgcgaccgcggcgacgccatggtcTCAATGCTAGCCGAAatgcgccgcctgcagcccgACTTGACCATCCTTGGCTcgccgtgggcgccgccaggTTGGATGCAGCTCGACGGGGTCATCACAGGGACCACGACGAACAACAACCTCGACCACCAGTACGTCGACGCCTACGCGCAATACTTTGTCAAGTACCTGCAGGCGTACGAGCAGGGTGGCGCGCACAtcgacgccatcaccatTCAGAACGAACCGCTCAATAGCCGCGCCAAAATGCCTACCATGTACATCTTCGCAGACGAGTCTGGCGCGTTGATTCGGGACAATGTTGGGCCGGCCATCAAGAAGGCGGGACTGAATACGCAAGTCTGGGCCTTTGACCACAACACGC AGGACTATGACTACCCTGAGACCGTCGTGAACATGAACGGCAAGGACACGGTACAGGCGGCCGCGTGGCACTGCTACTCGGGCAATGACCCGGCGAACTGGCAGCCTCTGTCTCGCTTCCATGACCAGTTCCCGGACCGTGAACAGTACATGACTGAGTGCTGGACGGCCGTGGGCACAACCGACTGGGTGCACTCGTCCAGCTTCGCGCTGATGCCGCTCCAAAACTGGGCCAATGGCATCATCGCATGGGCGCTCGGTACcttcaccggcggcgggcccgtcatcagcggcggcgacgcgtgCGGCATCTGCACGGGGCTGGTGACGGTGGACCCCAACGGCGGCTCGTACAAGAAGGAGATTGATTACTACATGATGGGGCAGTTCAGCCGCTTCATGCCCaagggcggccgcgcgctcgccggcacgggcagctACCTCTTTGACGATGGCACGGGCATCGAGTCGGTAGCAACGCTGAACCCGGACGGGACGCGCACGGTTGTGATACAAAACAGATACGACCACGACATTTGGGTGCAGCTGGGGACCGAGAGTGACGGCAAGTGGAATGGCAGAGCGTACGCtagggcggtgacgacgtgGGTGCTGCCGAAAGCTTGA
- a CDS encoding uncharacterized protein (EggNog:ENOG503NWTF~TransMembrane:12 (i60-78o98-119i126-145o157-176i188-207o219-241i293-314o334-351i358-377o383-405i417-438o450-468i)~COG:G) translates to MEARGAAHGDHVDQEKQVIEFAHVDSAKDHVDNDVGKVETQEEFTPAEQRKIIRRIDRRLVVTVGAMYCVSLMDRTNMSAANIAGMGVELDLHGYRYNIANLVFFIPYIIFQPPSTVLVRKLGPRIHLAAITLFWGAVMIGMGFVKDFPQLAGLRVILGFLEAGFFPSCVYLLSTWYTRYEVGKRYSLFYLLGCVASAFSGILAYGLMQLNGRENLTGWRWIFIIEGALTCALAVASYWLLVDFPDSKRKSWSFLGQRERQWVIDRIQRDRGDSKVPPFNMRKFLGGGADWKIWAYAMIFFNTTTLAYALAYTLPIILMGNMGFSVGESQCLVAPPYAFAGIVMFLTGYYGDRFRFRGPIIIFNMVLCLVGLPIMGWHKDAAVRYFGVFLVTAGANSNIPATMAYQANNVRGQWKRAFCSATLVGFGGIGGIVGSLVFRDQDKLTGYKPGMYTCIACSFLTIILVIACDLDFRRLNKLADQGQRTLESHDENASDDFRYTY, encoded by the exons ATGGAGGCGAGAGGAGCCGCCCACGGTGACCATGTAGACCAGGAGAAGCAGGTCATCGAGTTCGCCCACGTTGACTCTGCCAAGGACCACGTCGACAATGACGTGGGAAAGGTCGAAACCCAAGAGGAATTCACTCCCGCGGAGCAGCGCAAGATCATTCGGCGCATCGaccgccgtctcgtcgtgaCCGTCGGTGCCATGTACTGCGTCAGCCTCATGGATCGCACCAACATGAGTGCCGCCAACATTGCGGGCATGGGCGTGGAGCTCGACCTCCATGGATACCGATAC AACATTGCGAACCTCGTCTTTTTCATCCCCTACATCATTTTCCAGCCGCCTTCGACCGTTCTCGTCCGGAAGCTGGGCCCGCGCATTCACCTGGCGGCTATCACCCTCTTTTGGGGCGCCGTCATGATTGGCATGGGCTTCGTCAAGGACTTCCCTCAACTCGCTGGCCTCCGAGTGATTCTCGGTTTTCTCGAGGCAGGCTTCTTCCCTAGCTGCGTCTACTTGCTAAGCACGTGGTACACCCGGT ACGAGGTCGGCAAACGTTATTCGCTCTTCTATCTGCTCGGCTGTGTTGCGTCGGCATTTTCAGGCATCCTGGCCTATGGG CTCATGCAATTGAACGGCCGTGAAAATCTCactggctggcggtggatcttcatcatcgaggGTGCCCTCACATGCGCCCTAGCCGTGGCCAGCTACTGGCTGCTGGTCGACTTCCCAGACTCGAAAAGGAAGTCTTGGAGCTTCTTGGGCCAGCGCGAGCGCCAATGGGTTATTGACCGCATCCAGCGAGACCGTGGCGACTCTAAGGTGCCGCCCTTCAACATGCGAAAGttcctgggcggcggcgccgactggAAGATTTGGGCCTACGCCATGATCTTCTTCAACACCACGACCCTTGCGTACGCCCTGGCGTACACCCTGCCCATCATCCTTATGGGCAACATGGGGTTCAGCGTGGGCGAGTCCCAGTGTCTCGTGGCGCCACCGTACGCGTttgccggcatcgtcatgtTCCTCACCGGGTACTACGGCGACAGGTTTCGCTTCCGCgggcccatcatcatcttcaacATGGTCctctgcctcgtcggcctgcccATCATGGGATGGCACAAGGACGCGGCCGTGCGATACTtcggcgtcttcctcgtcacggCTGGTGCCAACAGCAACATCCCGGCGACCATGGCCTACCAGGCCAACAATGTCCGCGGGCAGTGGAAGAGAGCCTTTTGCAGCGCTACGCTCGTTGGTTTTGGCGGGATTggtggcatcgtcggcagctTGGTTTTCCGCGACCAGGATAAGCTCACGGGCTACAAGCCTGGCATGTATACCTGCATCGCCTGCTCGTTCCTGACCATCATTCTCGTCATTGCCTGTGACCTGGACTTCCGGAGGCTGAACAAGCTGGCGGACCAGGGTCAGAGGACCTTGGAGTCTCATGAC GAGAATGCCTCAGACGACTTCCGGTACACGTACTAA